DNA sequence from the Pedobacter sp. W3I1 genome:
AGATACCAGGGCATATATCGTCACATCCGAAGCTTTTTATGAGATGGCTATGCCGGAGCAGAATTATCAGCAGCTTCTGAATGAGGAACTTTCCAAAGTTAGTGCTGATCCGCGTTTTCCTTTACTTGCAAAAAAAAGAATAGAGCAGTCAAAAAAATACATTTCGGAGCTGAACTCGCTGTTAGGAATAATTGGGTCTGATTCTTCCATGGTTATCAGTGATGAAAACCGGCAAAGGCTTGTTGAGTTAAAAAAACTGACAGGAGATGGCTTTATAAAGGAGCTGGTTAGGCTAACTGTTGAATCGGATCAGCAACTTATCGGGCTTCATGTAAAGGCGATTTCTTCTGAAGGGGCAAAAGATCCTGCATTAAGAGCATGGGCCCAGGAAAAACTTCCAATGCTCACCGAGAACCTTACAGAGAGCCAGACGCTCAAATAGAATGGGTAAGGTGCCCCCGAATTGTGATGGGCAACAGGGCAGAGATTTATCAAAATTGAATTTATGACCAACTCTTTTAAACGAAATCTGTGAAATTATCGGAGTGTATTGCAGACAGGATCCGCCGGACTGGGCCGGTTTCATTTCATGAATTTATGGAATGGTGCCTTTATGACCCCGAATTGGGCTATTATACCTCAAAAAACAATCCTATAGGTACACAAGGAGATTTTTATACCAGTCCGGTACTTACTCCGGTTTTCGGGACGCTTCTGGGCAAGCAGCTTGAAGAAATGTGGAAACAAATGGGCCGCCTTCCGTTTACAATTGTAGAATATGGAGCAGGAACAGGTCATCTTTGCAGAGACATCATGAATTACCTTGAATCAAATCGAGAGATGTATGCCGAAATGCGTTATTGTATCATTGAAAAAAGCTTACCGATGCGCGAGCGCGCCAGAAAACTGGTAAATGATAAAGTTAAATGGTACAATTCGATCTCGGAAATAGACCAGATACATGGCTGTGTGCTCTCTAATGAGCTTGTTGATAATTTCGCAGTACATCGGGTAGTGATGAAACAGGAGCTGATGGAGGTTTATGTCGATTATCAAAATGGTTTTGCTGAATGCTTGCTGCCGGCAAAACAGGAGCTTAAAAACTATCTGGCTGAAATGGAGATCTGTCTTGCCAGGGATTACGCAACAGAGATCAATCTGGATGCGCTGGGCTGGATTTGTGAGGTGGCCTCAGCCCTGAAGAGCGGATATGTGATTACTATTGATTATGGTTGCAGAAATCCGGATCTGTACAGTCCAATCAGGAGCCAGGGAACGCTGGTGTGTTATTACCAGCACTCCGTGAATGATTCTTTTTATGAGCATATCGGTGAGCAGGACATCACTTCTCATGTGAATTTTTCTGCACTAAGTCATTGGGGGCAAAAGAACGGTTTAAAAGAATCTGGCTATACCGAACAGGGGTATTTTCTAAGTTCGCTCGGATTCAGGAACGAACTGATGAAAACACTTTCGAATGAACCCAATATAGTCCGCGCTGCTCAAAAGGCAGCCGGTTTAAGCCATACCCTACTGATGGATATGGGAAGCAAATATAAAGTATTGATACAGGAAAAAGGAGTAGTGTGCGATAAGCTCTCAGGTCTTGAAATTTTTCGTGGCGCTTAAATATTCTCAAAAATATCATAAGGCCATGCGCTTAGATACAATTGTAACCCCATTAGGTAAAATAGTCGAAATCGGTTAAGTAAAATATATTGTTATCAATACTTATCATCCTATTTTCTATTGAGTCCTCTGTTTTACAGGATACTTAAATAGTCTGTTATAGCCATTACTTTTGTTCCGGGTGGATCAGCTTTTTAACTTCATCTTTTAAAGCTTTTAACCTTTTTCTGCATTCATTTGCACGCTGCCGTAATTCAGCCGATTTTTCGAATAAGAGCGCATTTTCCAATGCATGCTCCTTTGTCAATTGCCTTGCTTCATTTTCCATAGCTTTTGTTTTTTGTTTAATCAAATTACAAAAATTAAACGATATGGAATCGTGTGGTTTGAAAATCAGGTATTTAACCGATTTGTAAAAGCTTAATTGCGCTTTATACCTGCGCGCTTCTTTTTATCTGTAATATTGCTGTGGTTTAATCAGGTAGAAAGAGGTTATGAGGTTTGCAATTGGTTTTAGGTTTACAACTAACTTTTCGGCTGCCAGGCGGAATGGCAATGTTAGCTTATCTGGTATAGTGATAAAATATTTACTAATAGAAAAAAAGCCCTCCATCTCTGGCAGGGCTAATTGTTTAATCTAAATCGTCCCGTTGATTTTGATCTAATGTGACAAATTTAACTGATAGACAGCCTGTTGAGAAGCGTTTTAATACTGGAATTGCAAGGGGTAAATACGCTTTTTGTCATGGATTTCCGGGCGTAACAGAACTCGTTTTGTGATGATGAGTTACCAATATCAGATTTTTCGCAAATGAGCTGTAGTATAAAATGTACTGTTATTACTTATTACGGAATAGTATCGTATAAAATGTGATTAAGATAATTTGTATCCAGATACATAGCGTATAATTACGCTTTTTGATTTTATAGTACGCGATCTTGGGATCACGGGCAAAAGCGTTCTTTTACTGCCGTCGGTTTTTGTATTTTGTGGTATTAATTTGCGCCACCATTAGATAAGGGACGGGAGAGGCCTATGTATAAAATTTTAATACAGGAAACAGAAGAATCGATTCTGGAAGTACTTACCATTGCACTCGAAGCAGAAGGGTTTATGGTAAAAGGGATGCTGGGTGTTAATCCTGGATTTTTGAACATCATTAACGATTTTAGGCCGCATGTAGTCATACTTGATTTCCGCTTACGCGGAGATGATGCTATTGAAATATGCAGCACAATTAAAAAGCAGTATCCCTTTCTTCCTATACTCGCTTTAAGCTGCAACTCAAATATCCACCTCGATTATGAAAAAAATGGTTTTGATGACTATATCAGTAAACCATTTGATCTGAACCTTTTATATCATGTACTGCGCAAACATATCCCAAAAGTTGAAAGTTAAGGCAGCATTCAAAGCCTGGAGCATTTAGTCGGCTTTACAGTTTAGATTTCATTCCATAAAATGGTTCTACAGTCGATTTATTGCTTACCTCTTTTTTTTAACGGCTTAACCAGTCATGGGCTGTCGGTCAATGAGATATTAAGTTAAGCACCATGGCCGTCAGCCTGAGCATAGTCGAAGACTTCTTGAGATTAGTAAAACGCAAATAAGTGCCCTTTACTTCGACTGCGCTCAGCACAAGCTCGCTATCATTGACAGATTCGAATAGAAAGGTCGTCATTGCGAGGAGGAATCCCGAACTTTCGGGAAAGCAATCTTTCATGCTAGTGATTCTTGCCATTAAGATTGCTTCCCCGAAAATCGGGGCAGGCTGTCGGCTGAAAAAGCCTTCCCGCAATGACGATAATCAGAGGAGAATTGTTTTTCTTAAATTCTCCTGTCATTTATATTTAATAACATTAGGCTGTCGGTTGCAATCTTAATCCCACAATAAAACTAATAGCCATATAAAGTTCTAGGGGTTAATAGGATAAATACCTAAGCGTAAGCGTGGTTAACACCTGTTTTGAAGTAATACGCCTGAAAAGTAAAACTTTTGCGTAGCGTAGCTGATTGTTCTTTATATAACTCATCAGATATGAAAAAACAGATTTTATTATTGTCAGCAGGATTAATGGCCATGTTAATGGCCTGTAACTCCGAAAACCGCGCTACATCAGGCGATTCCACTTCAAATGATACTTCAATGAGCTCAATGAGTGCTACTGATCCTATGCAGGATAGCACCGCCGGAGACACCACGCGAACCGATTCTACACGACAAGATAGTATCAGCGGGCAGCGATCAAAGCAATAACATTGCTGCATGCAGTATAGCCTTTGCCATGCATAGGGTAAACTTATGTTTAGGAAAGCACAGAAATTATGCTTTAAACTTAAAATTATAAAATATGGAACAGCAAGAAAATCAAACCAACCCAGAACAAAATGAAAACTGGCAAGGTGGAAGTACCGGTGGAGATTTTGGCCGGCCCAATGGGAATGAAAATTCTACAGAAAATGGGAACGACCAGGAAAATGACCTTCAGGAAGAAACACCCGATCAACAAACGGATAATAACGGGAATCCAGATGAAACCAACGGAACGTCAGAAGAGCCCTTTGAAAGCAGTGAACTGGATACGGATGAAAGTACCGGAAATCCGGCATTGGATTAGCGCATTTGGTAAAAGGCACAATAGCCAGATCGCCAGTGGCATTTATAACGTCAGATAAGCAGATTTACACTTATCTGGCGTTTTTTTGTCTCAGATCCCTGATTATTTTTTATTTTAAGTTGCTTAATCTTTCTGCTTGTTTATAGTATAAAAACGCTGTTAATCAGGTAGTTTAGGAAGAGCGAAAAAGTATAAATCACCTTGTTCCTGATATTGGTGTTTGGTAAATTGCTAAGGGTAATATAACAATGGCGATATGGAACAAAAAATGCATAACAGACCAGTAGAATGCCTAAAGTCTTTTCCACAGCGGCTAATGATAATCGAGGATGACCTCGCGCTTTCTGAGGTGCTGGATAACCTGTTTACTGATTTGGGTTACCA
Encoded proteins:
- a CDS encoding DUF4142 domain-containing protein gives rise to the protein MPEQNYQQLLNEELSKVSADPRFPLLAKKRIEQSKKYISELNSLLGIIGSDSSMVISDENRQRLVELKKLTGDGFIKELVRLTVESDQQLIGLHVKAISSEGAKDPALRAWAQEKLPMLTENLTESQTLK
- a CDS encoding class I SAM-dependent methyltransferase, which encodes MKLSECIADRIRRTGPVSFHEFMEWCLYDPELGYYTSKNNPIGTQGDFYTSPVLTPVFGTLLGKQLEEMWKQMGRLPFTIVEYGAGTGHLCRDIMNYLESNREMYAEMRYCIIEKSLPMRERARKLVNDKVKWYNSISEIDQIHGCVLSNELVDNFAVHRVVMKQELMEVYVDYQNGFAECLLPAKQELKNYLAEMEICLARDYATEINLDALGWICEVASALKSGYVITIDYGCRNPDLYSPIRSQGTLVCYYQHSVNDSFYEHIGEQDITSHVNFSALSHWGQKNGLKESGYTEQGYFLSSLGFRNELMKTLSNEPNIVRAAQKAAGLSHTLLMDMGSKYKVLIQEKGVVCDKLSGLEIFRGA
- a CDS encoding response regulator; translated protein: MYKILIQETEESILEVLTIALEAEGFMVKGMLGVNPGFLNIINDFRPHVVILDFRLRGDDAIEICSTIKKQYPFLPILALSCNSNIHLDYEKNGFDDYISKPFDLNLLYHVLRKHIPKVES